In Microbulbifer elongatus, the DNA window CGACGACCGTCGGTAAGGCGCAGGGTATCGCCGTCCACCACCTTCTGCAGTGCCACCACCTCATCTGCCTCCCCCAGTACGCAGTCGGCCAATGTGGTGGCGGGCGTGGCAGCGAGGCCGAGCAGCAGGCAGGCACAAAAAAAGACGCCACGGAAGTTCCGGGGCGTCTTTTTTGTCGCTGCCGGTGTTGCCTGATGCATACCGGAGCGGGTCTCGATCGCGCGTTCTCTTACTTGGAGATACGGCTGCCGAAACGCTTCTTGAAGCGATCCACGCGGCCGCCGGTGCTGGCTTCGCGCTGCTTGCCGGTGTAGAACGGGTGGCAGTTGGAGCAGACGTCCAGCTGGATGTCCTTGCCCAGTGTGGAACCCATTTTGAAAGAGTTGCCGCAGGAGCAAGTTGCAGTAATTTCGCTGTAGTTCGGGTGGATATCGGTCTTCATGATGGCCTCTATTCGATACCGCCACCCAGTCGTTCGCTGAGCACGGGATCGTCATTGGTGTAGGGGAAACGTCCCCGGGCTGTTTAAAAAGTCGGCGCATACTATCAGATTAGCCCGCCGATTCAAGCGTAAATGCGGCTTGGGGGTCACGGCTCTCCGGCACCGACGCCCGTTGCATCGATCAGTGCGCGCAATGCGGTCATGTGGGACTCCAGCGCAGCGAGCCCCTCATCGCTGAGGCGGTACCAGGTGGTCGGTTTGCGCTCCACGAAATCCTTTGTGCTCAGCAGATAGCCCCGCTCCTCCAGTTTGCGCAGTTGCGCGCCCAGATTGCCGTCGGTGGCGTGAAGCTGGCTCTTCAACCGGGCGAAGCTGAGCTCGCCGTGCTTTGCCAGCAGTACACACGTGCCCAGGCGGATGCGGTGCTCCAGCAATGGGTCAAGGGCGGTCAGCGCCTTCATGGGGTGTGGTCCGCGTTCAGCGCCGCGCGACGGCTGAAACCGGCCCAGCACAAGGCGGCGCCCACGCTGATCCCGGTAATCGTCCAGATGTGGGGTGGCATAAACACCACCAGCACCCCATAGGCAATCAGCATCGGGACGCCACACCACAGCAGCGGTCGCTCCAGGTGAACGCCGGCGAGGCTGTAGGCAATGCCGGTCACCAGCAGAAAGTTGGCGCCGCCCATCTCGGGAGTGACCCGCCCCAATACCAGCGGAAGGAAGCACAGCAGAAATGCCGCGCCCACCAGACACCAGTGCAGGCCGTAGCGCCGCCCCAGCTGAGCATTGTTGTAGCCGTGACGCCGGCTCTCGCGGGCGCCGAGCCACCAGCTGAACAGGCCTCCGCCCGTGCCAGCGAACAGCCAATACGCGCCGGCGAATCGGGGGGCCAGATCCGGAAGGCTGAAGCCCACTGCTATCAGGGCAGCCCACAGGAAATACAGCGCCGGTATGCCTCCGGCTGTGGCGTCCTCGCCGATGGCGCCGCGGATATAGTCCAGGTCACTCTGCAATTTGTTCACGTCGGTCATGGTTACGAATCCTTGTTCAGTGAGAGGGGCCCTACAAGGGCTTGGGTCCCGGTCTACTCTAAAATGTAGAGATGATGTGTAGAGTACTCTGAAAATTAGAGTAGGCAAGAGGTTTTGGGCTTGCGCGTGGTTTTGTGCGCCATAAATATGCGCGGGATGGTTTAGCGATGCCGGCTGTAACCGCGGACGTCAGCCGGTAAACTAGCGCGCTCTGAAAATTCCGCGCAGCAGATAACGTCAATTGGGGGCCGCTTGCAGGTACAAACGGAACAACACCGCCTGGGCAGGACTGGTGAACGCCCGCCCGCCATATTGCGCGTGGCGGTACCGGTACCCCTGCGCCGGCTGTTCGACTACCTGCCCCCAAAAGGTCTGGGGGCCGAGGATCTGCAACCGGGCCAGCGCTTCCAGGTGCCCTTTGGCAACCGCGACCTGGTGGCGGTGCTGGTGGAAGTGGTGGCGGAGTCGCCCCTCGCGGAGCTCAAGCCCGCCAGTGAACGCCTCGACCGCGAGCCGATCTTTGATGCGCGCAGCCGCCACTTTCTGCAGTGGGCCGCGGACTACTATCAGGCGCCAGTGGGCGAGCTTTACGCCGCGGCCCTGCCGGTGGCCCTGCGCAAGGGCAAGCCGGCAGATCACTGGGCGGAACCGTGGCTGGAATTGACCACGGAGGGCAAGGGCCTGCCGGAAACCGCACTGGCGCGCGCCAAGAAACAGCAGACGCTGCTGCAACTGCTGCTGGGGAGCGGCCCACAGAGCCGCACCGCACTGAATGCCCGTGGCCTCAACAGCAGTGTGTGCAAAGCGCTTATCGAGCGCGGGCTGGCGCGTTGGGTGTCGGGCCCCACCGCGCCACCGCCGCTGGAAACGGTGGAACCCCGCCCCGCAACGGAGCTGAACGAGGAGCAGCGCCTGGTGATCGATTCGGTCCCGCCCGCAGGCTTCAGTGCATCTTTATTAGAGGGCACCACCGGCAGCGGCAAGACCGAGGTCTACCTGCGCCTGATGGAACGGGCACTCCGCGACGGCAATCAGGCCCTGTTGCTGGTGCCGGAGATTGGCCTCACCCCGCAGACCCTGCGCCGCATTGCCGCGCGCTTCCCGGATTTCCGCATCGCCGCCCTGCACTCGGGCCTGGCCGACGGCGAGCGTGCCCGCGCCTGGCTGTCCGCTGCCAGCGGGGTAGCCGATATTGTGATCGGCACCCGCTCGGCCATTTTCACTCCGCTGCCGCGCCTCGGCGTGATCCTGATTGACGAGGAGCACGACGGCTCCTTCAAGCAGCAGGACGGGGTGCGTTACTCCGCCCGCGACCTGTCGGTAGTGCTGGCAAAAAATGCCGACGTACCGGTGCTGCTCGGCTCGGCAACGCCGTCCCTGGAAAGCCTGCACAACGCCCTGAGTGGCCGCTACCAGCATCTGCGCCTGCGCCACCGTGCCGGCAATGCGCGGCCACCGGAGATCAGTGTGGTGCCCATCCTGCATCAGACGCTGCAAGAGGGTTTCGCGCCGCAGGTGCTGCGCCATATCGGTGAAACCCTGAATCGCGGCGAGCAGGTGCTGGTCTTCATCAACCGCCGCGGGTATTCCCCGGCCCTCACCTGTGACGATTGCGGCTGGCTGGCCGACTGCCCGCACTGCTCTGCCAAACTCACGCTGCACCGGCGCCAACGCCATCTGCGCTGCCACCACTGCGACTACCGCATGCGCGAGGTGCACAGCTGCCCCCAGTGCCACAGTCGCAATCTCAATGCGTTGGGGGCGGGCACCGAGCGCAGTGAAGACTTTCTTGCCCACACATTTAATCAGTACCCCGTGATACGGGTGGATCGGGACACCACCGCCAGCAAGCAGGCCCTGGACAGACTGTTGGAGCCGGCGCGCAACGGCGAGCCCTGCCTGTTACTGGGCACCCAGATGCTGGCCAAGGGCCACCATCTGCCCAAAGTCACCCTGGTAGTGATTCAGGATGCGGACGGCGGGCTGTTCAGCGCAGATTTTCGTGCCCCCGAGCGTATGGGGCAGCTGCTGGAGCAGGTTGCCGGCCGCGCTGGCCGCGGCGATCTGCGCGGTCATGTGTTGGTGCAGAGCCGCTACCCGGAGCACCCGCTGCTGCAACTGTTGCTGAGCAAAGGGTACGGGGCGTTTGCCCGCCAGCTGATGGAAGAGCGTAAAATCGCCCAGCTGCCCCCCCTGCGGGCCATGGCGCTGGTGCGCGCCGAGTGCGAGGAGCCGCGCTGGGCGGAGGAATTTCTGGCCAGTGCCCGGGACTATTTCCAGGCGCTGGCACCGCCCTCACCAGAGCTTCAGTACCTGGGTCCCGTGCCTGCCCTGCTCGAGCGCAAGTCCGGCCGCTTCCGCTTTTACCTGCAGATCACCGCAGAGAAGCGCGGCCTGTTGCAGAACCTGTTGGCACAATTCAGCCAGTGGGCCGAAGGCAACCGCAATCGGCGTCTGCGCTGGGCGGTGGACATGGATGCCCAGGAGTTATCCTAAAATCCGTCCACAGCGCCGGTCGCAGACGGTACAATTTCCCGCCCGCTGATAAAACGATTTACAAAAACGAGAGAACGCCCATGGCCCGCCGCAATACCCGCCGCCAACAATCCACCGGCAAACCCGCCTGGGTGTGGTTTGTATTGGGCAACTTCGTAGGGGGTTTTGCGGTATTTGTATTCCTGCTCAATGACCTCAAGACCGGGCAGACGCAGGTGGCCAAGCGCGCCGATAAACCGGCCGCGGAACAGCCTGCGCCTGGAGAATCCAAGCCGCGCTTCGACTTCTACAAGCTGCTCGAAGAGAGCGAAGTGAAGGTCCCGAAGCCGAAGAATCCGCAGGTGCGCGTGCGTGAGGGAGACAGCGACGACTCGCCGGTACGCAGCGAACCCAAATCCGATCTCGTGTATATCCTTCAGGCCGCCAGCTTCCGCGACAAAGGCGAGGCCGAGCGCCTGCGCGCCCAATTGATGCTCGCCAACCTCGACGTCAAAGTCGAGTCCGCCACCGACAACCGCGGCACCTGGCACCGGGTGCTCGTAGGCCCCTACACCAATCGCTCCAAAATGGCCGCCGCCCGCGGGGTGCTGGCCGAACATCGGCTGATGCCACTGGTGCTCAAACGCCCGGCCCAGAGCTAGGCCGCAACGCCTGCGGCGTCTCGGAGGGACGCAAAGTCACCTTCGGCAAGTTGAAATCCGCCCCCATCGACCACACTTAGTGCTCTCGAAATGTAAAACACCGAGGCACACGTGGAACAATATCGCGGCACTACCATTCTCTCCTGCCGCCGAAACGGCAAAGTCGTAATCGGCGGTGACGGGCAAGTCTCCATGGGCAACACCATCATGAAAGGTAACGCCCGCAAAGTCCGCCGCCTGTACAACGATAAAGTCATCGCCGGATTCGCCGGCGGCACCGCCGACGCCTTCACCCTGTTCGAGCGCTTCGAAGCCAAGCTCCAGGCACACAACGGCCAGCTCACCCGCGCCGCCGTCGAACTCGCCAAAGACTGGCGCACCGACCGCGCCTTGCGACGCCTGGAAGCCCTCCTCGCCGTCGCCGACGAAACCGCTAGCCTGATCGTTACCGGTAACGGCGACGTGATCCAGCCGGAAGACGATCTGATCGCCATCGGCTCCGGTGGCCCCTTTGCCCAGTCTGCGGCACGCGCGCTGCTCGATAACACTGAACTGGATGCGAGAACGATTGTGGAGCAGGGATTGAAGATTGCCGGTGACATTTGTGTGTACACCAACCACAACAACACCATTGAAGAGTTGAGTTACTGATTGCAAACCAGCGACGAAGTAATTCACCACGAATAGAAGGCGGGGTGCCGGGTAGGGGTTTTTGAAAGCGTCGGCGACAGGGACGTCGCCGACGCAGCGTACAGGGATGTATTCACAGCGGTTTCAAAAACCCCTACCCGGTACCCCGCCGCCACCGCGCTTCAATAAAACGAGCGCTGGGACAAACGAAAGAATTCGAGAAATATCATGTCCATGACCCCCAGAGAAATTGTCCACGAACTCGACCGCCATATCGTCGGTCAAAACGACGCCAAGCGCGCGGTCGCCATTGCGCTGCGCAATCGCTGGCGCCGAATGCAGGTCAATGAAGAACTGCGTGCGGAAATCACTCCAAAAAATATTCTGATGATCGGTCCAACCGGCGTTGGTAAAACTGAAATCGCCCGCCGCCTCGCCAAACTTGCCGGCGCACCGTTTATCAAAGTCGAAGCCACCAAATTCACCGAAGTCGGTTACGTCGGCCGCGATGTGGAATCCATCGTCCGCGACCTCGTCGAAATGGCCATCAAGCTCGAACGCGAGCGCGCCACCGAAGGTGTCAAACAACGGGCCATGGACGCCGCCGAAGACCGCGTTCTCGACGCCCTGCTGCCGCCGGCGCGCAACACCGATCCCAGCGAAAAAGATTCCGGCACCCGCCAGGTCTTCCGCAAAAAACTGCGCGAAGGCGAGTTGGATGACAAAGAGATCGAAATCGAAGTCTCCGCCGGCCCTATGGGTGTGGAAATCATGGCACCTCCCGGCATGGAGGAAATGACCAATCAGCTGCAGGGCATGTTCTCCAATATGTCCAAGGGCAAAACCCAGAAGCGCAAGCTCACCGTCAAGCAGGCGCTCAAGCAGCTGACCGACGACGAAGCCGCCAAGCTGATCAACGACGAAGAAATCAAAACCAAAGCGATCCAGTCTGCCGAGCAGAACGGCATCGTGTTTATCGATGAGATCGACAAAGTCGCCAAGCGCCAGGAAAGTGGTGGTGCCGACGTATCCCGCGAAGGCGTACAGCGCGATCTGCTGCCATTGATCGAAGGCTGCACCGTCACCACCAAATACGGCATGATCAAGACAGACCACATCCTGTTTATCGCCTCCGGGGCCTTCCATCTGTCCAAGCCCTCCGATCTGATTCCGGAGCTGCAGGGCCGCCTGCCCATTCGCGTGGAACTGAGCTCACTGACCTCCAAAGACTTCCAGCGCATCCTGACCGAGCCGAGCGCTTCCCTGACCGAGCAGCAGAAAGCACTGCTGGGCACCGAAGGGGTGAATCTGGAGTTTGCCGACGACGGTATCCAGCGCATTGCGGAAGTGGCCTACGAAGTGAACGAGTCCACGGAAAACATCGGCGCCCGCCGTCTGCACACCGTACTGGAGCGACTGCTGGAAGAAATCTCGTTTGTCGGTGGCGACGGAGATACCGCGATTACCATCGATGCCGCCTATGTGGACAAGCACCTGGGTGAACTGAGTAAAGACGAAGACCTGTCTCGTTTTATTCTCTGACGTACAACACCCTGCAGGAGCCCGCAAGCAGGCTCCTGCAGGGTTAATCTTTCCGGACACACAATGCCCCCACCGCAAAAAATCCGTCTGCAAAAAGCCGACAAGACACTCATCCTCCTCTACCCGGATGCAGAATTCGAACTCCCCGCCGAATATCTCCGGGTTTACTCTCCCAGTGCCGAAGTGCGCGGTCACGGCGCCGGCGAAGGCAATCTGGTGGCGGGCAAGCTGCATGTGGGAATCGAGCGGGTCGCCGCCGCCGGCCGTTATGCGCTACAGATTTTTTTCGACGACGGTCACGACAGCGGCATCTACACCTGGGCGTATCTGCGGGAGTTGTGCGAAACCCGGGAGCAAAAGTGGCAGGCCTATCTCGAGCGCCTGGAAAACGCGGGCCAGGGTCGCGATCCCGACGAAAGCCCGGTCAAGCTGATTGGCTGAACCCGACGTAAATCTGACGCATATTTCCGGTATCCTCCCCCAAAACTTCTTCCGGCCACGCCGGAAGCCGATCACCATCAAAATTGCCTCTGGGGGAATACTCGTGCAATTAAACCGCTTTACCCTGGGCTTCGCCCTGGCCTTCGGCGTTACTCTGGCCGCCTGTCACAGCGGCAAATCCGAAACGGTCGCCAGCGAAGCCGCGCCGACCAAGGCCACCGCCTCCCATCTGCCGGAGACCCAGCGCAACAGCAGCTGGTTCCAGGATGCCCGCGAGGCGATCGCCGATGCGAGCGCTGTCACCATTAACAACCAGCCCGGCGCCGCCAGGAATGTCATTCTGTTCGTGGGTGACGGCATGGGAATATCAACAGTGACCGCCGCGCGGATTCTGGCTGGCCAGCAACAGGGCAAGCCGGGCGAGGAGTATCAGCTCAGCTTTGAGAAGATGCCCTTCGCCGGGTTGATCAAAACCTATAACACCAATCAACAGACCCCGGACTCCGCCGGCACCGCCACCGCCATGCTCTCCGGCGTGAAAACCAAGGCCGGTGTGCTCAACGTGGACGAAACCGTGGCCCGCGGTGATTGCGCCGGCAGTCTGGAGCGCCCGCTGACCACCGCGGTGGAGCTTGCGGAAGAGCTGGGCAAGCGCACCGGCATCGTCAGTACCGCGCGCATCACCCACGCCACCCCCGCCGCCGCCTATGCCAAAGTGCCGGAGCGGGGTTGGGAGCATGCGGCTCCCGCAGGGTGTAAGGATATCGCCACCCAGATGGTCGAGTTCGCCGCCGGTGACGGTGTGGATGTGATTATGGGCGGCGGTCGCCGCAGCTTTCTGCCCAAAGATGTCACTGACAGCGAGGGCAAAAGTGGCAAGCGCGAAGATGGCATCAATCTGATTGAAGCGTGGCAGGAGCGTTACAGTCGCGCGGGCGGCAATGCGGTATACATTGAAGACCAGGCGGGCTTTGATGGGATCGATGTCACCGACACCGACAAGCTGTTGGGACTGTTTGCCAGCTCCCATATGCGCTACGAGGCGGATCGCCAAAACGACAAGGCCGGTGAACCTTCCCTGTCAGCAATGACCGGCAAGGCCGTCGAACTGCTGAACAAATCAGAGCGCGGATATTTTCTACTGGTCGAGTCCGGGCGTATCGATCACGGGCACCACGCGGGCAGCGCGTTCAATGCGTTGACCGATGCCGTCGAAATGGCCAAAGCGGTACAGGTCGCCATGGACAGTACCAGTGCCGAGGATACCCTGATCATCGTGACCGCAGATCACAGCCACGTGATGACCATCGCCGGCTACCCTACCCGTGGCAATCCGATTCTCGGCAAGGTGGTCACCAACAATCGTGAGGGTGCGCCGGAACCGGAGGTGGCACTCGCCGCCGATGGGAAACCGTATACCACCATCACCTATGCCAACGGTCTCGGCCACGCCCATTACGGAGACAGTACCGACGCAGATGATCGCTACGAAGACCCCGTCAGCGCCGGGCGCCAGGACATCAGTGCCAGCGATACCGAATCTTCCGGTTACCACCAGGAAGCACTGGTACCCCTGGGAAGTGAAACCCATGCCGGTGAAGATGTAGGTGTCTGGGCCCGCGGCCCCGGTGCGCATCTGTTATCTGGTACCAATGAGCAGAGCCTGATTTTTCATGTGATGGCGCATGCGGGTGGGTTGCTGGAGTAGGGGTAGTGTTTTGGTGGGCAGGAGTGGACAAAGAATGGATGGAATTTGGCGCATGCTTCAGTGCCATTGGTTATCGGTTTAGTCTCCTGCCTTTTCCCACGCGTCGCTATTGGAGTAGTCAGGTCGCGTAGCGAAGTCAGTATCCGGGCTGCTTCAAAAAAGCAGAAGCGCGCCATACCGTTCTCTTGCATGCCAGCAATCGCTCACATCAGCTAGCAGTATCTCCTTCATATTGTGAAATGACTGGTTTTTTAGTTTTTCCATTATCTCATTTAGTGGGTTTTTGTCCTGACGCATGGGTCAGAAAAATGACCGATTGATAGGGTAAAAGCCCCAAGGGATGCCTGTCCCAATTAAGGCTATTTTGTTGTTACATTCATTCTTTTTTTTAAAGATTTTGGGTGTGAGTAGCCTGATTCGAGAATGGGCGGGGCATGTTTGTTATTTATTGTTCGCTCGTCAAAAAATACATATGAGGGGTTAGGGAGGTTAGTCGTCAAATTTTTGTAGCGAAGTCTTTCGCTACAAAATACTGACAAGAGCCTAATTGGGGGGCTAA includes these proteins:
- the rpmE gene encoding 50S ribosomal protein L31, with the protein product MKTDIHPNYSEITATCSCGNSFKMGSTLGKDIQLDVCSNCHPFYTGKQREASTGGRVDRFKKRFGSRISK
- a CDS encoding transcriptional regulator gives rise to the protein MKALTALDPLLEHRIRLGTCVLLAKHGELSFARLKSQLHATDGNLGAQLRKLEERGYLLSTKDFVERKPTTWYRLSDEGLAALESHMTALRALIDATGVGAGEP
- a CDS encoding primosomal protein N', whose amino-acid sequence is MQVQTEQHRLGRTGERPPAILRVAVPVPLRRLFDYLPPKGLGAEDLQPGQRFQVPFGNRDLVAVLVEVVAESPLAELKPASERLDREPIFDARSRHFLQWAADYYQAPVGELYAAALPVALRKGKPADHWAEPWLELTTEGKGLPETALARAKKQQTLLQLLLGSGPQSRTALNARGLNSSVCKALIERGLARWVSGPTAPPPLETVEPRPATELNEEQRLVIDSVPPAGFSASLLEGTTGSGKTEVYLRLMERALRDGNQALLLVPEIGLTPQTLRRIAARFPDFRIAALHSGLADGERARAWLSAASGVADIVIGTRSAIFTPLPRLGVILIDEEHDGSFKQQDGVRYSARDLSVVLAKNADVPVLLGSATPSLESLHNALSGRYQHLRLRHRAGNARPPEISVVPILHQTLQEGFAPQVLRHIGETLNRGEQVLVFINRRGYSPALTCDDCGWLADCPHCSAKLTLHRRQRHLRCHHCDYRMREVHSCPQCHSRNLNALGAGTERSEDFLAHTFNQYPVIRVDRDTTASKQALDRLLEPARNGEPCLLLGTQMLAKGHHLPKVTLVVIQDADGGLFSADFRAPERMGQLLEQVAGRAGRGDLRGHVLVQSRYPEHPLLQLLLSKGYGAFARQLMEERKIAQLPPLRAMALVRAECEEPRWAEEFLASARDYFQALAPPSPELQYLGPVPALLERKSGRFRFYLQITAEKRGLLQNLLAQFSQWAEGNRNRRLRWAVDMDAQELS
- a CDS encoding SPOR domain-containing protein, which produces MARRNTRRQQSTGKPAWVWFVLGNFVGGFAVFVFLLNDLKTGQTQVAKRADKPAAEQPAPGESKPRFDFYKLLEESEVKVPKPKNPQVRVREGDSDDSPVRSEPKSDLVYILQAASFRDKGEAERLRAQLMLANLDVKVESATDNRGTWHRVLVGPYTNRSKMAAARGVLAEHRLMPLVLKRPAQS
- the hslV gene encoding ATP-dependent protease subunit HslV: MEQYRGTTILSCRRNGKVVIGGDGQVSMGNTIMKGNARKVRRLYNDKVIAGFAGGTADAFTLFERFEAKLQAHNGQLTRAAVELAKDWRTDRALRRLEALLAVADETASLIVTGNGDVIQPEDDLIAIGSGGPFAQSAARALLDNTELDARTIVEQGLKIAGDICVYTNHNNTIEELSY
- the hslU gene encoding ATP-dependent protease ATPase subunit HslU is translated as MMSMTPREIVHELDRHIVGQNDAKRAVAIALRNRWRRMQVNEELRAEITPKNILMIGPTGVGKTEIARRLAKLAGAPFIKVEATKFTEVGYVGRDVESIVRDLVEMAIKLERERATEGVKQRAMDAAEDRVLDALLPPARNTDPSEKDSGTRQVFRKKLREGELDDKEIEIEVSAGPMGVEIMAPPGMEEMTNQLQGMFSNMSKGKTQKRKLTVKQALKQLTDDEAAKLINDEEIKTKAIQSAEQNGIVFIDEIDKVAKRQESGGADVSREGVQRDLLPLIEGCTVTTKYGMIKTDHILFIASGAFHLSKPSDLIPELQGRLPIRVELSSLTSKDFQRILTEPSASLTEQQKALLGTEGVNLEFADDGIQRIAEVAYEVNESTENIGARRLHTVLERLLEEISFVGGDGDTAITIDAAYVDKHLGELSKDEDLSRFIL
- a CDS encoding gamma-butyrobetaine hydroxylase-like domain-containing protein: MPPPQKIRLQKADKTLILLYPDAEFELPAEYLRVYSPSAEVRGHGAGEGNLVAGKLHVGIERVAAAGRYALQIFFDDGHDSGIYTWAYLRELCETREQKWQAYLERLENAGQGRDPDESPVKLIG
- a CDS encoding alkaline phosphatase, with the translated sequence MQLNRFTLGFALAFGVTLAACHSGKSETVASEAAPTKATASHLPETQRNSSWFQDAREAIADASAVTINNQPGAARNVILFVGDGMGISTVTAARILAGQQQGKPGEEYQLSFEKMPFAGLIKTYNTNQQTPDSAGTATAMLSGVKTKAGVLNVDETVARGDCAGSLERPLTTAVELAEELGKRTGIVSTARITHATPAAAYAKVPERGWEHAAPAGCKDIATQMVEFAAGDGVDVIMGGGRRSFLPKDVTDSEGKSGKREDGINLIEAWQERYSRAGGNAVYIEDQAGFDGIDVTDTDKLLGLFASSHMRYEADRQNDKAGEPSLSAMTGKAVELLNKSERGYFLLVESGRIDHGHHAGSAFNALTDAVEMAKAVQVAMDSTSAEDTLIIVTADHSHVMTIAGYPTRGNPILGKVVTNNREGAPEPEVALAADGKPYTTITYANGLGHAHYGDSTDADDRYEDPVSAGRQDISASDTESSGYHQEALVPLGSETHAGEDVGVWARGPGAHLLSGTNEQSLIFHVMAHAGGLLE